The stretch of DNA GCTTATCAAAATAATATTGCTCTTGTTTTCGACGAATATGATGCGGGGCGTCCTGATGTTATGTTTGTCATCCAACGGGTTCTTGAAACCTCTGGAAAACTAAGCTTACTTGATCAAAGCCGTGTTATCTCTCCTCATCCAGCATTTCGTCTTTTTGCAACAGCCAATACCATTGGTCTTGGCGATACAACAGGGCTTTATCATGGTACCCAACAAATCAATCAAGCTCAAATGGACCGCTGGTCTATTATTACGATACTTAATTATTTACCCCATGATAAAGAAGTTGATATTGTGTGTTCAAAGGTCAAATCTTTTCAAACGGCTGAGGGGAAAAAGACAATTTCACAAATGGTTCACGTTGCTGATATGGTCCGTCAAGCTTTTATCAATGGAGATCTTTCAACAGTCATGAGCCCGCGGACTGTCATTACTTGGGCAGAAAATACCACAATTTTTCAAGATGTCGGCTTTGCCTTCCGGTTAACCTTTCTCAATAAATGTGATGAACTTGAACGTGCCGCTGTCGCAGAATTTTATCAACGCGCCTTTGGACAAGAGCTTCCCGAATCACTCATGCAGGGTGTCTCGTCTTAAAGGAATATGTCAATTATGGCGATCAACCCTGACGACAACAGCAAAAATCAAATAAACAATCCTCCCCTCAATACACTTGATAGTGGAGCGTTTAAAAAAGCTCTTTCCACCTGTATGCGTGCCATTGCTGGTACGTCCCACTTAGAAGTTTCCTTTAGTCCTAACAGACCATCTTTGAGCGAAAATTGTGCACGTTTACCAGAATTACCACAACGCGCAACAGATAAAGATATCACGATTACCCGCGGATTAGGTGATTCCATGGCTCTGCGCAAAGCATGGCATGATAACCACATTCACATGCAATTTTCTCCGCCAGAATCAGAATCACGAGCGATCTTTGATGCCCTTGAACAAACACGTGTTGAAGCAATCGGGACTTTAGCCATGGAAGGGATTGCGAAAAACCTTGATGTCATGCTCGCTGATAAATACAAAAGAGCCCATTATGAAAAAATTAGCAACCAAAGCGAAGCCCCTATCCAAGAAGCGATAGCACTTTTATTACGCGAAAAAATAACAAAGAGCGCTGCCCCAAAAGAAGCAGGTCTTGTTTTAGAATTTTGGCGCCAAGAACTCGAACAAAAAGCCGCAGCAGAGCTTAATGAACTCACACATCATATTTACAACCAACAAGCTTTTGCACAAATCGTTTGCCAAATGCTTGCAACACTCAAAATGACAGTGCAACAAGATGAAATTTCCGACAGCGAAAACAATAAAAAATTAAAAAATGCGTGTGAACCTCAAGATCAAGCAGAAGAAGAAAATAAAAACAAAAAACACGCTCAAAGTGAAGAACAAACCAGCACTGAACAAGAAAGTGATGTGCAAGACGAAGGAAAAACACAAGCGACACAAACAAACGACAATGATCAAGCTGACGGCGAGCAAAAAAATGGCCCTTGGCAAGAAAAGCCGAGCAAACCAAAACGTCTTTTTTCCGATTCAGAACAAATGGAAAGACTTGGAGATTATAAAATCTTCACCCGTCAATTTGATGAAATTTTGGAAGCAACGGATTTTTGTTCTGAAAATGAGTTAGATCACTTACGCCGTTGTCTTGATAAGCAAGCCAATCATCTTCAAAACATTGTGGGACGTCTAGCAAACCGTCTCCAGCGCCGCCTTATGGCACAACAAAATCGCAACTGGAAATTTGACCTTGAAGAAGGATATCTTGATACAGCACGGCTTCCACGCCTGATTATTGATCCCATGCAACCCCTTTCTTTTAAAATGGAAAGCAACACCCAATTTCGAGATACGGTTGTTTCACTCCTCATTGATAATTCTGGTTCAATGCGCGGACGTCCCATTAGCGTTGCCGCAAGTTGTGCTGATATTTTGGCGCAAACGCTTGAACGTTGTGGTGTCAAAGTTGAAATTTTAGGTTTTACCACCAAAACTTGGAAAGGAGGAAAATCACGCGAAAAATGGCTTGAGAAACATAAGCCTCATCATCCTGGACGTCTTAATGATTTGTGTCATATCATCTATAAAAGTGCTGACACCCCATGGCGTCGAGCACGGCGCAATCTAGGTTTGATGATGCAAGAAGGATTATTAAAAGAAAATATCGACGGAGAAGCTTTGATTTGGGCGCATCAACGCCTTTTATCACGGCGTGAACAACGTCGTATTCTCATGGTCATTTCAGATGGAGCCCCTGTTGACGATTCAACACTATCGGTCAACTCTAGCAATTATCTAGAAAAACATTTACGCGCAGTAATTCAAGAAATCCAAACACATTCTCCTATCGAACTCATTGCCATTGGAATTGGTCATGACGTCACACGTTATTATCAACGTGCTGTAACAATTATGAATGCCGAAGAACTTGCGGACGCCATAACAAAACAATTAGAAGCACTTTTTAGTGATAAAACACCTCACAACTTCATAAGAAATAAGCATTATTAAATCATCAATACATTGATTTATAATGATATTTCTAGCGTTATTCAACTTGAATAAGAACCCTGAATACCATACGATTCTTTTTATTTCAAATCTGTCCCACATTGAAACAATCCAAATCATTTGCTTGTCCATGACAAGCGATGCTGGAACGCATAATTCTATTTTAAAGAAACATTTTACCTTATTTCCAAGCTTATTTCAAAAAAGCGCCACAGCGCCTATGAATGGAATGATATTGAGTGTAAAATCCTTTCGGTATCACCATCTTTAGGCTCCCTAAAAAAGAAAACCAATACCATCATTATGCTTGCCACTCCCCAATATCTCAAAAAACCTTGGCATTTGAGATAATTTATGAAGAGGCATTTTTGTCTTTTCTTTAATGTTTTTTATCAATACAGGCTTCCTCCACTTATCCTATGCAAGAGAAATACTTTTGACTGAGGCAATATAAGAGAGATTGAAACGAAAAGCCTTTGCAATATTTAAGGCTTTCATTCAATCTATAAAAAATTAATTATCCTTATAAATTAATGTGTTACATAAAATACAATCCAACACAATCATCTTTACCTATGCGAGGAACTCTATTTTCTAGCTCTTAATATTTTAATATAAATCAACGCATTGATAGCAACCAACAACAATTTCTCTTCTATTAAAGCTACTCATAAAAAGGTGTTTGCATCCTTTAAAAGAGTATTTATCCGCAGACCACCCTTTCTTGTGATATACAAAGCATGGCTTTGATTGAATTCAGTCTAAGAAGATTTATAATATGCCCGAATTATTATATTGCGGCTTTCTTATGTTGCAAAATGGTAAATTATCAATAGTAAATTCAATAAGTTAACAACACACAACTGAAATTTCTTTTACATCAATGTGATTTATAAGAAGGTGTGTTTGACCTTTTTCAAATAGTGTTTATTTAGCCATTTTTTATGAAAGCCTAAACAAATAATTTTTATTGCTGCCTCACAAAAAGAGTCTTGAAATGAGTGAAACATAAAGACCTCTCCCTTAAGCCATGAAGCGATAAGCTATCTCAATCAACGATATTATCGCATGCGTAACATAACGGAAATTTAAGTTTTAAAGAAAACAAAGATTATTACTTGTTACAAGCAAAAGAGGAATCATCCTTTGGATGACTTTGATAAGGAGGAAGCTTTACAATGTTAAGAATTGTCCCATAAGGTATCAACATCAACAGGCTCATAATAATTTTTATGGAAAAATCGCCAAAAGCAAGCGAGAGCCAAACTGGCATGCCGATCCCTCCCAAAACAGTACTCTCCACCAGTGAACTATCAGCATACCCTGTTATCCTATCAAGAACGGCAAAAGAACTCGAAAAAGCAAGAGAAAAAAACAACACCGTATCCAACGCCGAACCAACCAACGCTGCTGCCAAAGGGGCTTTCCACCATGTTTTCCGTCGCAAAGGCGTAAAAACAAGAATATCAAGAAGTTGTCCAAATAAAAATGCCAAACTAGAAGCAAGTGCAAGCCGCGGTGTTGCCAATATCCAAGAAACAAAAACACCGGCAAAAAAACCAGCATAAACCACACGCCGCGCAGCAGATGGACCATAAAAACGATTGGTCAAATCATTGATGAGAAAGGCAAATGGATAAGTAAAAGCTCCATAAGTCAAAAGCTCATTCAAACCAAACCAATAGACAGGATATTGAACCAGAATATTAGAAGCAGTGACCGCAAAACACATTGCTAAAACAGAAAAAACAACATACCTTCTCTTTTGCTGTTCTAATAGAAGACCGCTTGAAAACATTTTTTTTAACCTGGGGTATGGAACCAATAAAATAATAGAGCGATTAAAGAGAAAAAAGCCCCAAAAGCGTACTTTTTTAAGACCAAGATTCGTGATTAAAGCATCAATTCATCCAAAATAATGACACGAACAATCACGTTACAACAATCACGCTGCTTGTTCAGCCTTTTTCTCATTTTCTTGCTCAGCTTTTTTCTTAACGATTTGGCGTTTTAACAAACGCGCACGTTGCGACAATTCTTTGTCATCCGCTTTAACCAAAAAGCCATCAAGACCACCACGGTGCTCAACAGAACGCAACGCATTTGCCGAAATGCGCAAGCGATAACTTTGCTGTAACACCTCTGAAATCAACGTCACATTGCAAAGATTTGGTAAAAAACGACGTCGAGTTTTATTATTCGCATGGCTAACATTATTACCATACAAAACCGTTTTCCCTGTCAATTCACATGCACGAGACATAAACTTCACCCTTAAACTCTAAGAAACTTTCAAATCCCTATACCCAAAGGACACAATGAATACAAATAGCACGCACAACGCGGCCTTGAACGGGCATCATTGGGAAGTTTCTTTTTAATAGGGGGTCAACAACAAAAGGTCAAGTCTTTTATCAAACCTTTTTCATCTCTTACTGGCTCAACCTTCATCTTTTTCCAAAATCAAGGCGTGCAAAATGCTTTTTTAAAAGGCATACTGTGTTAAAATAAAAGCCTGTTGTCCTGAAAGGAAGCATAAATCATGAACGAAAAAAAGCCCCCCATGACAAAGCTCCAGGGAAATTCTTGCCGTTTTTCTTCTCTTTTGTTTGGAGCTTTATGTATTTGTTTTTTTCTTCTCTTCAGTGCATTAGGC from Bartonella tribocorum CIP 105476 encodes:
- the cobS gene encoding cobaltochelatase subunit CobS; its protein translation is MTNFTVENTPDLTVCARDLFHIETAMKIPAFSTKSPHVPDIDPDYLFDPQTTLAILAGFTFNRRVMVSGYHGTGKSTHIEQVAARLNWPCLRINLDSHVSRIDLVGKDAIVLKDGLQITEFKEGILPWAYQNNIALVFDEYDAGRPDVMFVIQRVLETSGKLSLLDQSRVISPHPAFRLFATANTIGLGDTTGLYHGTQQINQAQMDRWSIITILNYLPHDKEVDIVCSKVKSFQTAEGKKTISQMVHVADMVRQAFINGDLSTVMSPRTVITWAENTTIFQDVGFAFRLTFLNKCDELERAAVAEFYQRAFGQELPESLMQGVSS
- the cobT gene encoding cobaltochelatase subunit CobT, translating into MAINPDDNSKNQINNPPLNTLDSGAFKKALSTCMRAIAGTSHLEVSFSPNRPSLSENCARLPELPQRATDKDITITRGLGDSMALRKAWHDNHIHMQFSPPESESRAIFDALEQTRVEAIGTLAMEGIAKNLDVMLADKYKRAHYEKISNQSEAPIQEAIALLLREKITKSAAPKEAGLVLEFWRQELEQKAAAELNELTHHIYNQQAFAQIVCQMLATLKMTVQQDEISDSENNKKLKNACEPQDQAEEENKNKKHAQSEEQTSTEQESDVQDEGKTQATQTNDNDQADGEQKNGPWQEKPSKPKRLFSDSEQMERLGDYKIFTRQFDEILEATDFCSENELDHLRRCLDKQANHLQNIVGRLANRLQRRLMAQQNRNWKFDLEEGYLDTARLPRLIIDPMQPLSFKMESNTQFRDTVVSLLIDNSGSMRGRPISVAASCADILAQTLERCGVKVEILGFTTKTWKGGKSREKWLEKHKPHHPGRLNDLCHIIYKSADTPWRRARRNLGLMMQEGLLKENIDGEALIWAHQRLLSRREQRRILMVISDGAPVDDSTLSVNSSNYLEKHLRAVIQEIQTHSPIELIAIGIGHDVTRYYQRAVTIMNAEELADAITKQLEALFSDKTPHNFIRNKHY
- a CDS encoding VUT family protein, with translation MFSSGLLLEQQKRRYVVFSVLAMCFAVTASNILVQYPVYWFGLNELLTYGAFTYPFAFLINDLTNRFYGPSAARRVVYAGFFAGVFVSWILATPRLALASSLAFLFGQLLDILVFTPLRRKTWWKAPLAAALVGSALDTVLFFSLAFSSSFAVLDRITGYADSSLVESTVLGGIGMPVWLSLAFGDFSIKIIMSLLMLIPYGTILNIVKLPPYQSHPKDDSSFACNK
- the rpmB gene encoding 50S ribosomal protein L28 is translated as MSRACELTGKTVLYGNNVSHANNKTRRRFLPNLCNVTLISEVLQQSYRLRISANALRSVEHRGGLDGFLVKADDKELSQRARLLKRQIVKKKAEQENEKKAEQAA